ACGCCGAGGAGGACGTCGCCGCCGCCTACGAGCTGCTCGATCGTCTGAGCGAGTCAGGCCACCTCGCCGCCGATCACCGCCCCGCTGTGGTCCCGGGTCAAGGTCGCGAAGCTGCGCTGACCGCGCGGCGCCGCCGGACCAGCTCGGCGAACGGTCGGTCGTCGTCGGCTCCGGCGCCGGCCGACGTGTTCCCAACGCCGAGGCCTGCGCGGCGCTGTCGCGCGGTGCCGGCTGCGCGCAGATCGCCGCCGTCGTCACCGGCCAGTGGCGACGCTGACGTCGACGCTGGCGAAGTACGCCGACGCGGTCCCGGTCAAGACCGCCGATGCGCTGATGCCGGGCGCCGAGCAGCGGAACGTCGCCGTCGCGGGCAGCCGCCGATGCAGCTGATCGTGATCCGCCGTCGGGACACGGAGCGTCGAGGCGCGCCCCGGAGGTGCGCGGCCAGCGGCGTCGAGCCGGTCGCGCGGGGGGCGGCGTGGCCGGTGCGACCGCTGCAGCTTGATCACGGAACTTCCAGCTGACGTTGTCCCCGCCGACGCCGGTGGCCTTGTTGGGCGCGTCGTAGCCGAACCGCAGCGCGGCCCGCAGCTCGTAGGCGCCCCGGACCATCGACGAGCACTGGAACTTCGCCCGAGGAACTTGCCGTCGACGGTCACGTCGGCGCCGCGCTTCATCTTGGCGTCGCAGGTGAGGTCGGGCGGCAGGGTCGAGGAACACCTCGGGCACCATGTTGTTCCAGTTGAGCCAGGTCGCCAGCTTGACCTCGACCTGGACGTCGAACTTGTCGCCGGCTTGATCGGCGCGGTCGGCCCACTCTGGGTGGTGTCGAACTTCGTGGATGCCTCCTTGACCAGCGCGGCGACCTTGGCGTCGCGGGCGTCGAGCTGATCGAGATCCGCGGTGGTCGTGACCAGCTGGACCTTGCCCTCGGTGCCGACGACGATCGACACCGGCATCGCGCCGAACCTGAGCTCCTTCAGCAGCGCGCCCGGATGGCTTGCCGTGGCGACCGCGCCGGCGCCGACCTCGCCCCGGACCGGGTCGAGCTTCTTGGCGTCGCGCGCGGTCTGCGCGCCGATGTTGGGCGATCACGTAGACCATCATTGCCGGTCTCGCGCATGTTGTAGATGCGCGAGGTCGTCCTTGCAGGCCTCGACCTTTGGGCTTCAGAACCAGTGGACGACCACCCGCTTTGGCAGTCCCGCCTTGACCGGCGCGCTCGAGCCAGGACTCTGAGCGTCGCCAGTGGCGGGTTGCCGGGGACCAGGACGTCGGCGGCGGCGGTGCGGCGCACAGCGCCAGGGCCGCGTGCGCACGGCCAGCGAGCGGGCCACCCAAAAAAAAAAAAAAAAGGGAAGGGTCGACCATGAGGGGATTCCCCACACCTCGGGCGGCGCGCCCTGCGCCGGATAGGGGGTTAGACCGACGTCGCCGCCCGATGTTCACTGGCCGGCGGCTCGGCCAGGAGCCGAGCTGATCGGCGGGTTCCGGTGAGCGGCAAGAGGCATTACCGGGCCGCGGCACATGAGGCCTGGGCCCGACCGTCGAGCGGCTTCGCCCGCGACCGCGGGCGCGGCCCATGGGCCGACCAGGATCCGGGCCGGCGCGTACGCAGGTCGGGGGCGGCGGGAGCTCTTCGCCGCCGGCGCCCTCGGTCACCACCACTGGAGGCGTGCAGGAACAGATCGAGCGCCGACAGGAGCCGCGCTTCGCCCCGAGCGGTTCGAGCGCCCGGAGCTCAGGCGCCAGGTCGAGGTGCGCTCGGCGCTGCGCGACGCGTCGGCGTACGTCGAGCACGCAGCCGACCCGGACCAGGCCCTCGACCGCGACCGCGGCGCCTGACGGCATCGCGCCGTCGGTGCGACTCTGGCCGATGGATCAGCGGCTCGGATCGTCGGACGCGGTCAGGCGAAGACGCCGCCGTCGGCGTCGTCGTAAAGCGCGCGCGGATCGCGCCGATCAGCGCCGCCCGGCCTGCCAGTAGCGGCTTCCGAGCGTGGCCTCGCCCAGGTCGAACAGCGCGGCGGCGACGAACGCGTAGTCCTCGATCGTGCCGTCGAGCTTGTGGCGCCGGCCTTGGTACACGCGCGCCAGGCGATCGCCGTCGCGATCATGCGCGCCAGCAAGAAGTCGCCGACCCGGCGGGCCAGCGCCAGCGCCGGCGCGTGGCCGGTCGCGTTCCACGCTCCGCACCAGCCCGGTCACGGCCAGGCCGTTCAGCCGGCCAGGACCTTGTCGTCGGGTGGCCGGCGCCACCCGGGCCTGGGCGCGGTCAGGAGCCGCGCGCGCAGCTCGGCGAGGTGGGCCTCACCGGAGGCAGTCCCCGAGCGGCGTGGTCCGCGCGCCAGCACGGTCGCGTGCTCTAAGTTGCCGGCGGTGGTCACGCCGTGGCCCGCAGAGCTGGGGCGCGTCGACGAAGGCCGAGTGCGTCGCGCACCTGGTGGGGCGTCCAGACGTAGTACTTGCCCTCCTCGCCCTCGCTGTCAGCGTCCGCCGCGACGCGTACAGCCCGCCGCCGGGATCCGACGGCGCGCGCCAGGTACCCGACGGTCTCCTCGATGATCTGGGCGGGGCGGGCCGCGGGTGAGCGCGGCAGGCGTCGCCGTAGACCGCCAGCAGCCGGCCGTTGTCGTAGAGCTTCTTCTCGAAGTGCGGCACCGCCCAGCGCTCGTCGACCGAGTAGCCGCGCGAACCCGCCGCCGAGGTGATCGTGCAGAGGCCGCCCTCCGAAGCCCTCGCCGTCCGCCCACCGGACGAAGCGTCCTGGGCCGGGGCGCGCCGAAGCCAACCGGGCCACCCGGGCCAAGAGCTCGTGGGCCGAGCTCGACGAAGAACGGCTTGGCGCGCCCGCCAGGCCGCGCGTGCTCCGAGGTCGCACCCGCGATCTGCCGCCGCCCGGCCGCGACCAGGAGCGACGCGCTGGCGCTGCCGCCGGCGACCGGCTGGCCGCGGTAGTGGCGATCGACCTGAACAGGCCCTCGACCCCCCTCGACGTTCTCCATGACCTTTGGGCCGCTCCTCGCGGTAGCCCCGGGCGCTGGCCCGCACACTTGCTGAAGCTGGGCCGGTTGTAGCGGTCTGCTACCCAGGAGTACTTGAGGAAGAACGGCCGCCCGTCGGGGCACAGAAGGCCGACAGCGGCCACGCCGCCCTCGCCCAGCACCTGGATCGCGTTCATGAGAGGCGGCGATATCGACGTCGGGCCGCTCCTCTCGCGATCGACCTTTGATCGTTGACGTAGAGCCCGTTCATCAAGGCCGCGATCGCCGGATCCTCTGGCGAAGCTCTCGTGGGCCATGACGTGGCCCAGTGGCAAGCGGCGTAGCCGATCGAGACGAACCACTGGCTTGTCGAGGCGTGCGCGGCGACGAAGGCCTCGGCGCCCCACGCGGTACCAGTCTGACCGGGTTGTCCCGGTGCGCAGCAAGCAGGTAGGGCGACGACTCGCCGGCAGGCGGTTGGGGCATAGCCCGGGGCGTCATCCGCGCCGTTGAAGCGCAAGGCGGCGGCGCCTAAGGATCGCCCGTGGCCTGCCGAGCCTGGGCCACACGCAGCGCCGCCGCAAGGAGGATCAACACTGTGAAGGTCAGCATGGCCGCTAAGAAGTAAATGCCGAGCAAGAGCCTGATGCCGCTGGCGGCGACAACCGCCGAAGCTGTGGTTCGCAGATGAAGGCTACCGGACGCCGGGGGCAGTTTCGGGCGGAACAGTGCGCAGGAGCACGGCGTTGACCGGGGAGGTCGACAGGAAGATGCCGACGTTGACGACGAAGACCAGCACGAAGAACAGCGCCGCCGACGGCGACAGAACGCCATCGCGGTGAACGGCGCCACCGCCACGCCGATGGCGCAGATGCAGGAGCGCGTTGGTGCCGCGCGCGTGCTG
The genomic region above belongs to Myxococcales bacterium and contains:
- a CDS encoding DUF255 domain-containing protein; the encoded protein is MRFNGADDAPGYAPTACRRVVALPACCAPGQPGQTGTAWGAEAFVAAHASTSQWFVSIGYAACHWATSWPTRASPEDPAIAALMNGLYVNDQRSIARGAARRRYRRLS